GGTGTTGCTCACATGCTGAAGCTGCTGCGCGAAGAACTGGAGCTGTGCATGGCACTCGCCGGCTGCGCCACACTGCCGGAGATCACGGCGGACTGCGTCACCCACCGCCACGCCTGAAACTCAGTCCAAACCCTGTCCTGTACGCGATTCACATCATGCTCATTTCGATCGAGAAGGTCCTCACCAAGGATGAAGTCCGCCAGTTCCGCCAGCACCTCGACCAGGCGCAGTGGAAAGACGGGCTGAAGACCGCGGGCACGCTCGCCAGCCAGGTCAAGCGCAACCTGCAACTGGCAGACGGCTCGGATCTGGCCACCCGCCTCGGCAACCACATCCTGCGCAAGCTGGGGAGCCACCCGGAATTCATCTCCGCCGCCCTGCCGCAGCGCATCTACCCGCCCAAGTTCAACTGCTACCGCGGCGGCGGCACCTACGGCGCCCACGTCGACAGCGCCCTGATGACGGTGCCGGGCACCGACATTACCGTGCGTACGGACGTGTCGGCCACCCTGTTCCTCGCCGAGCCGGACGAGTACGAAGGCGGCGAACTGGAGATCGAAGGTCCGTTCGGCGTGCAGACGGTGAAGCTCGAGGCGGGCGACATGGTGCTCTACCCTTCGACCAGCCTGCATCGCGTCACGCCGGTCACACGCGGCGCGCGCATCGCCAGCTTCTTCTGGATTCAGAGCCTGGTGCAGGACGAAGGCGAACGCACGCTGCTGTACGATCTGGATCAATCCATCCGGGGTCTGACCGCCTCAGGACGCCAGGACGACCCCGACCTGCTGCGGCTCACCGGCGTGTATCACAATCTGCTGCGGCGCTGGGCGAAGCCCTGAATCAGGGCAGCTGGGCCACAAGCGCCCACTGTCCCCCGTCCTACGCCTCGCTGAGCACTTCCTCGCAGCCCGTCCCCGAATCCGGCCGGGGACCGACGAACACCGTGCCAAGGTAGCGAGCTGCAAGGCCATAGCCCAGCACCCAGGCGGCCACGCTCACCGCTTGCAGGCCGAGCACCGGCATCCCCGGCAGGCCGGATGCCGCGCGTGCCAGCGCGGCGGCCACCAGCCCGGCCGCGGCCACCAGCACCCAGGGCCGCAGATCGAGTTCATGGCCCGCATGCGTGCGTCCGGCGATGCACAGCACGCCGAAGATCGACACGCCCATCGCGCCGACCGTCAGCAGGTGCAGTCCCGCACTGGGGATCACCGGCGCGCCGAGCAGGGATAGGCCGATCAGCGCGTAACCCGCTGCCATGAGCCAATACACCGCGTAGAGCATGAAGGCCCAGCGCGACAGCAGGGCGCGGCCGACATGCCAGTCGTTCAGCAGGTTCAACACCGCCGCCGCGGCCGCCAGCGCCACCCAGCCGCCAATGACCGAGCCGGGCAGCACGAACTCGACCACGGTGTACAGTGCCACGCCGAAGATGGCGAGATTGCGCCGCGGGGGGCGCGCACGATAGTCGGGCAGCTCGTCGTCCTCAGCATGACGGCGGGACGTGCCGCCATTGCGGCGCAATCGCTCGGCATCCAGCGCATCGTTGACGATGCGCATCGAGATGCGGCTGAGCGCGACCACGATCAGCACCATCATCACGCCGACGCCGACCCGCACCCAGCGCATCGGATACGCGCCGCCGAGCGCATCGGCATGGAAGCCGGCCAGCGCGATCCACATCGCACCCAGCCCCCACAGGAAGGCGAGATGGCGCCGCTCGGGGTCGCGCCACAGCCGTGGCGCGACGATCGCAATCAGCGCACCTAGAAAACCCACGTTGAGCACCGCGGCCAGCACCGCCCCCGTCAGCCCCAGGGTTCCCGACAGCCAGAACGCCAGGCGTGCAGCCGTCCACAGCAGGAACATGCCGAGTGCGGTGCGACGACCGAAGGCGGGCGTGGCGGTGAACTCGGGCACCGCGGTCAGCAGGAAACCGGCCACCGCCGCGAGCCCGAAACCGAACATCAGCTCATGCGCATGCCACACCACCGCGCCGCCGGGCACGGCCGGCACGCCCAGCCCCGCAGCGAGAAAGCCCAGCCAGATCAGCAGCAGGAGCACCGCACACAGGGCGGTGGCGAGGAAGAAGGGGCGGAAGCCGCACATGAACAGCGGCCGTGCCGCGAGCCGGTCGAACAGCCGGCCGAACGGCTCGTGGTCGATGGGATGAAACATCGCTGCGTGCTCCTCAGCCGCCGCAACGCGCGCCACCGCGCGCGCTCAGTACCGGCTCGGCCGGCACGACCAGACGCAGACCCGACGCCGGACGCGCCGCCGCCCCGGTCTGCGGCGCGAGGC
This genomic window from Thauera humireducens contains:
- a CDS encoding Fe2+-dependent dioxygenase; this translates as MLISIEKVLTKDEVRQFRQHLDQAQWKDGLKTAGTLASQVKRNLQLADGSDLATRLGNHILRKLGSHPEFISAALPQRIYPPKFNCYRGGGTYGAHVDSALMTVPGTDITVRTDVSATLFLAEPDEYEGGELEIEGPFGVQTVKLEAGDMVLYPSTSLHRVTPVTRGARIASFFWIQSLVQDEGERTLLYDLDQSIRGLTASGRQDDPDLLRLTGVYHNLLRRWAKP
- a CDS encoding NnrS family protein codes for the protein MFHPIDHEPFGRLFDRLAARPLFMCGFRPFFLATALCAVLLLLIWLGFLAAGLGVPAVPGGAVVWHAHELMFGFGLAAVAGFLLTAVPEFTATPAFGRRTALGMFLLWTAARLAFWLSGTLGLTGAVLAAVLNVGFLGALIAIVAPRLWRDPERRHLAFLWGLGAMWIALAGFHADALGGAYPMRWVRVGVGVMMVLIVVALSRISMRIVNDALDAERLRRNGGTSRRHAEDDELPDYRARPPRRNLAIFGVALYTVVEFVLPGSVIGGWVALAAAAAVLNLLNDWHVGRALLSRWAFMLYAVYWLMAAGYALIGLSLLGAPVIPSAGLHLLTVGAMGVSIFGVLCIAGRTHAGHELDLRPWVLVAAAGLVAAALARAASGLPGMPVLGLQAVSVAAWVLGYGLAARYLGTVFVGPRPDSGTGCEEVLSEA